TCACGGAAGCCACTTGCGGGTCCGTAGCCATTTCCGTCTTGGAGAACAGGCTGGCTACCTTCACCGCGGCGGCGCTGGCCTGGCTGACCGTATCGGGAATATCTTTCGGCCCCTGGCAAGCACCGGCCAGGAAGACACCGGCGGTGAAAGTCTCCACCGGGCGCAGTTTCGGGTGGGCTTCCTGGAACCAGCCGTCTTTATCCATAGAAACGCCGATGAGTTTGGCCAATTCGTCAGAACCGTGGGAAGGTACCATGGCCGTAGCCAGCACCACCAGGTCCGCTTCCACTTCCACCGGCATGCCGACTAAGGTATCTTCTCCTTTCACTACCAGCTTGTCACCGCGCTGGTAGATCTTGGAGACACGGCCCCGCACGTACACGGCTCCCTCGCTGACCGACCGTTCATAGAACTCGTCGTAGGCTTTACCGGGTGTTCTCACATCCATATAGAAAACGAAAGCTTTAGAATCAGGAATCTTGTCTAAGACTTGATGGGCATGCTTTGCTGTATACATGCAGCAAGCCCGGGAACAATAAGTCTTGCCCTTCTCCGGATCCCTGGAGCCGACGCATTTAATGAAGACCACCACTTTCGGCTCTTGGCCGTCGGAAGGACGCAGGATCTTTCCGCCGGTAGGACCGGAAGCGTTGGACATTCTCTCAAACTGCATGCTGGTGATGACATCCGGGTACTTGCCGTAGCCGTATTCGCCGTAGGCTTCCTGCCAGTTGAACAAGTCAAAACCGGTAGCCATGACAATGGCCCCAAATTTCTCGGTAAGGAGTTCATCCTGCTGCTCGTAGTCCACCGCTCCCGCCGGGCACATTTTCTGGCAAATACCGCACCGGCCCTTCACGAAGAGGCGGCAATGTGTCTTGTCGAGCACCGGCACATTGGGCACCGCTTGCGGGAAGGGGGTATAGATCGCCTTCCGCTGTCCCAAACCGTAATCGAACTCGCTGGCCACTTTGGTGGGGCATTTTTCCTGGCAGATACCGCACCCGGTGCACTTGTTTTCATCTACTAAGCGCGCCTTCTTGCGAATGGTCACAGTAAAGTTACCTACATAACCGCCGACTTCTTCCACTTCGGCATAAGTGATAATTTTAATGTTAGGGTGCTGCGCCGCAGCAACCATCTTGGGCGTGCTAATTCAGGCACTGCAGTCCAAAGTGGGGAAGGTCTTGTCGAGCTTGACCATATTTCCCCCAATGGTGGGCTCGCGGTCCACCAGCCAGACTTCATACCCGGCATCGGCGATATCAATGGCTGCCTGCATGCCGGCGATGCCGGCACCAATCACCAAAGCCCGGCGTTCAATGGGAATGCTCCCCAACTGCAAGGGTTCATTCTTCGTGGCTTTGGCCACTGCTGCCCGCACCAGATCGATGGCTTTGTGGGTGGCCGCTTCTTTATCCTTATGCACCCAGGCGCATTGCTCCCGGATGTTGGCCATTTCAAAGAGGAACTGGTTCAAGCCCCCGTCCTGGCACGCCTTGCGGAAAGTGGGCTCGTGTAACCGGGGCGTACAGGAAGCTACCACCACCCGGTCCAGGTTGTGTTCTTTAATAGCCTTTTTGATCAAATCCTGACCCGGTTCAGAGCACATATATTGATAATCAGTGGCGTAAACTACATCCTGCATTTCGCCCGCCACTTCAGCTACTTTCTTCACATCCACGGTAGCTGCAATGTTGGTACCGCAATGGCAGATAAAAACACCTACCCGCTTCATGCCTCTTCCCTCCTTGTCGTCGGATGTCTTAAGAGATCTTTGTCTTCAAGCAGTTTCAGCCCGTTGACAAAGTGTTTCCCTACTCCCATTTCCTTGGGGCTGTAGCCGAAGGCTATACCCATTAATTCCGTGAAATAGAAGACAGGCATATTGTACGTTTTGCCAAAGGCCTGCTCCACCCCTTTTTGCCTCATATCCAGATTGAGGAAGCACAGGGGGCAGGCGGCAGCAATACAATCGGCGCCGTTATTGGCCGCATCCTCGAAAATGTTGCGCAGCAGGACATTGGCATCTTTCGTCATCGTAGTGGTATGGCCGGCACCGCAACACTCGGTCTTAAAGGCCCAATCCACCGGCTCTCCTCCCAAAGCCTCAATGATCCGGTCCATGCTGGTCGGGTTTTCCGGATCATCAAAGCCGGTGATCTCAGGGGGCCGTACCAGTAAACAGCCGTAATAAGAGGCCACCTTGAGACCTGTCAGAGGGCGCGTAACGTGCTTCTTAATTTCCTCCGTCCCCACCTTGTTGGCCATCAAATCCAGCAAGGCAACGGTCTCATTGGTGCCGTTATATTCCATTTCAATAGCCCGGCAGATTTTTTCCTTCAAGTCCGGTGAGGTACGCACCGCATGCTGGGCCCCGCACATCCTGTTGTAGCAAGCGGCACAAGGCACAGCCACGTCCAAGTTTTCTTTCTCTGCAATGGCCAAGAGATAAGCGGGCAGGGCCAGTCCCAACAAGTGATCGGTGGAATGGGCGGCGGAAGCGCCGCAGCAAATCCAATCGGGGATCTCCCACAGCTCAATCCCTAAATGCTTGGCCACTGCTTTCGTGGACATGTTATATTCAATGCCGGTGGATTCAAGGGAACAACCTGGAAAATAAGCATACCGCATCATCCGTTCCCTCCTAACTTTTGACAATTAGCAAAAATACGTTTCGCCGCTTCATGGCCTTTATAGCGCTTGGGAATAGGATGAACTTTCCCATTCAACAATAAAGCCGGTGCCAGGGGCACATCTTTCAAGAGATGACCGGATTTCAAGTTGAAGAGCATAATCAGCAAAGCCTCCGGGACGCGCCCGAACTGCTTCACGGTCATCAAGAACAGGTCGCTGAAAATGTCGATGTCCTTGATGGGTATCTTATTCCTCTTTTTCGCCTCGATACGCAAAGCTTCCATGACCTTGGGAATGTCCACCCCTTTAGGGCATCTGGCATAACAGGTGCCGCAGGCGGCACAGACCCAAATGGATTTCGAGGAAAGGGCCTGTTCGGTGAGCCCCAGCTGCAGCATCCGCATGATCTTATGGGGCGTATGGTCCATGGCAAAATTGAACGGGCAGCCTGCCGAACACTTGCCACATTGATAGCAATCCAGCACCTGAACCCCAGTCGCCCCGTTCAGCTTGGCTATAAAATCTTTACTATTATCTAAAGCGGAAGTGAGTTCAATATTCTCCATAGGATCCCCCTCTTTGGAAATTCAGTATTTGTTAGAGAAGGTACAATACTGGGCTTGCCCTCCCCTCCTAAATCGTTAGGTTTAATTTAAGCACCATTATTAAAGGCCGATCCTTGTAATATATTCGTTAGGATCAAGTGAACTCCTGCTCAATCCTTGTATATTTCAAAAAAGTGATACAATATAATTTTACTAAACAAACCCATGGCGGAGAAGATGAAATGCCTGTCATCTTGCTGTCCTTTCTCGCAGGGCTTGGAGCCCTATGGTCCGGCATCCGGCTGTTGCCGCTGGGATTGGAAACCCTGGGGCAGACCCGGATCCGCTATGCCCTGACCCGTTTTACCGCCACCCCCTGCTTGGGTCTCCTTACCGGCACCCTGGTCACGGCCCTGGTCCAGTCCTCCAGCGCCGTTACCGTTATTGCCGTGGGACTGACAGGGCGCGGCCTCATGTCTCTATCCCAGGGCATCGGCATTGTCTTAGGAGCCAACATCGGCACCACCATGACCGGCCACATCCTGGCTTTCGATCTCACCCGGTTCAGCCCCTGGCTGGTGGGCCTGGGTCTTTTGGGATGGTGCCTGCCCCATCGAAAAAGCAAAGCCTGGGGCCAGGTTCTTTTAGGTTTAGGCTTCATCTTTAGCGGGCTGCATCTAATGGAACAGGCCTTTTCCCCCTGGCAGCACAGTGCCGGCCTGCAAGGATGGCTGGTACTAATCGGCCGCAATTACTTTTTAGCTTTGCTTTCCGGCATTGTGATCACAAGCATCCTGCAATCCAGCTCTGTGGTGACCGGCTTGACCATGGTACTGGGGGAAAAAGGGTTCCTGTCCCTGGCCGGTGCCGTGGCGGTGATGCTGGGCAGTAACCTGGGCACTTGTGTCACCGCCGTGCTGGCGGCTATAACCGGCAGCACCGAGGCCAGGCGCCTGGCCTTGGCCCATTTCATGCTCAATGCCGGGGGGATCTTGCTGTTTTTCCCTTTAATTGATGTTTATGCTCATTTGTTAACTTTTACCGCTAAAGAACTGCCGCGGCAGATCGCAAACGCTCATACTATTTATAACATAATTTGCTCTTTGATGGTGCTGCCATTTGTTGACCGGTTTGCCTGGCTTATCCGCCGGCTGCTCCCGGCAAACTGAACAGAAGTTTCCTGTTTCAAGTTCTTTAGAGGGTGACAAACTAATGACGGCAGCTAAAAAAGGAGGTTATTCTGGTGGCGAAAATTATGTCCGAAGCCCTTCGCTGGGAAATTGCGAAAGAGCTTGGTGTGGACCACATTGTTGCCACAGAAGGATGGGGCGGTGTTCCTTCACGGGAGTGTGGGAACATGGTTAGAAAGGCTATTGAAATAGCTGAGCGAAGCCTGGCCCAGAAATAGCTGCCAAAAAGTTAGACCGCCGGTAAGGCGGTCTAACTTGCTTCTTCCAGTTTGTAATGCCTGACCATATCCATTAATTCGTTGGACATGGTGGACAAGCGGTGGGACATCGCCTGGTGCTCGCTGTAATTGGCAGCCAGTTCTTCAATGGCGGCGGCCACTTCCTGGGTGCTGCCGGCGGTGCTGGTGGCGATGCCTTCAATCTCACCCATCAGTTTGACGACTTCTTTGCCTCCCTCGGCCATCTCCTGGCAGGCCAGGGATACCTCTTCAATTTGCTTTGCCACATCGCGGATGCTGGCGACGATCTTATTAAAAGCTTTACCGGCATTGGCTACCACTTGAATGCCGTTGCTCACTTCCACCGTCCCTTTGCTCATGGACTCTACCGCCAGCTTGGTTTCGTTTTGAATATGTTTAATTAATTCTGAAATTTGCTGGGCCGCCGTAGCCGATTGCTCCGCCAGCTTCCGTACTTCCTCGGCGACCACGGCAAAACCTTTACCCTGCTCGCCGGCCCTGGCGGCTTCAATGGCGGCATTGAGAGCCAGCAAATTAGTCTGCTCGGCGATATTGGTAATAGTTTCCACAATCTGCCCGATCTCCACGGATCTTTCGCCCAAGAGCTGTACCGTCTTGGCGGAATTGTTTACCGTATCGCTAATGCGATTCATCTGGGATACGGAATCCTCAACGGCCCTGCCCCCTTCGATGGCAATTTCCGTCGTGGCCTGGGATAACTCGGAGACGGAACGGGCATTGGCGGCTACCTGGTGAATAGCGGTGGACATTTCGCCGATGGTGGCGGCGGTACCCCGGATGCTCTTGGTCTGCTCATCCATGCCCAGGGCCACGTTTTGAATCGTCGTGGCCATCTGTTCCGTGGATTGCGAGGATTCCTGCACGTTGAGACTCAGCCCTGAAGCCATCTCCGCCACTTCCGTGGCGACATCTTTAATCTTTAATGTATAAAGCCGGAAATTCTCCACCATATCGTTAAAGCTTTTGGCCAAGGTCAAAAGCTCATCTTGCGTGCGGCACCTGGCTTTGGCCGTCAAATCACCTTGCGCTGCCTGCTCCATGGCCTTCACCACATTGTTCATGGGATTCAAAATGACCAGAGCCATTATGTACCCAACAAAAATAGAAAACAACGTACCTAGAGTGCCGGCCACCAAGATGTTCCTCTTAAACACACCAAAGGCCCTGGACGCGCTACCATGCTCCGCCGCCTCCCGCAAGAGTTCCGCTACGGTAGGGAAGGTGTATCCAATGGTAGCGATCCAGATCACAATCGTTACCACGGAGAAAGTGAACATCATTTTCCATTTCAGGCTTATGCGCATAGGTACCCCCCCACAAGCTTATTTACGCAGGTTGTTAATGCGAGCCACGGGACTTTCAATACTGACGATTTTCACGCCAAAGTTCTCGTTCACTACCACTACTTCTCCTTTAGCAATCGGCTTGCCATTAACTAGGATATCCACCGGCTCTTCGGCAAGTTTATCCAGCTCCACAATGCTGCCCGGCGTCAATCCTAGAACTTCTTTAATGGGTCTCCTGGCTTTCCCTAATACCACTGACACCCGTAGGGGCACATCCAAGATTAAATCCAGATTTCTAGGCTTCACGCCGTCCCACTGGGGGGCCTCTTCACCGGCTACCGCTTCTTGCCAAGCGTTAGCGGTTATGGCAGGCTGCTGGGGAGTAACGGCAGTCTCCAAAACAGGCTCTTCCGGCGCCGGGGCTCTGCTCTGCATGGTAGTTCCCATCAGCATCGCCGTCTCTTCCTTAGCAATGCGTGCCGGTATCACCTGGATCAGGGTGCTGTCAATCAAATTGCCGATTTCCATGCGGAAAGAAACCACCACGACCGGATCTTCCATCACCCAGGGAAAATCTACTTCCGAGCCGCTTTCGACGGACCTGACGCTAGGGGTGGAGATGACCACCATGGTGTTGAACAAGCTGGACATAGAGGTGGCCGCCGAACCCATCATCTGGTTCATGGCTTCCGCCACGGCACTGGCATGGAGTTCCGTGACCTCTTGCTGGATATTGGTCCCGTCCCCGCCCATCATAAGATCGGCAATGATCAAGGCGTCAGTCACGTCAATGATTAACAGGTTGCTGCCTTCTAACCCTTCCGTAAAACCCACTTCAATTAACATGAAGGGTGTGGTGAAACTGGCCAGCAGTTCTTTCGGAGACATGACTTTCACTGTGGGGGTCGTGATATTAACCCGTTGATTGAGCAGCTGCGACAGAGCGGTAGCGGCACTACCCATGGAAATATTGCCGATTTCCCCGATCGCATCCTTTTCAATTGGATCCAGGATCTCATCCGTATCCTCTACTTCATTTCCCGGTGGGATTTCCTCCGGCTCTTCGGACACTTCCCCAAGTGCGTCTTGCAACAAAGCGTTGATTTCTTCCTGCGACAAAAAATCATTCATTGCGTTTTTCACCTCTTTCCAGATAACCGGTAACTTGTACAGCCAGGTTATTACCCCAAATGCCGGGCTGTACGGTAAACTTGGGTACTCCTCCCACCATCATGACTAGGTCTTGTGCTGCTTTGTTGTCCAAGGGTAAAACGTCTCCGACCTGTAATTCAAGGATATCTTTTACGGAGAGTTCTGTCTCTCCTCCGGATACCACCAATTCCAGGGGAGTCTGGTTTAACACGTCCAGGATCAGCTGTTCTTGCCCTTCCACTTCCCTTTCCGTCGAGGCATACCAGTAGCGCGAAGACAGTTTAAATACTACCGGCTCCAGGGTTAAATAGGGCAAGCACAGGTTCAGCATCCCTTCAAAGGAGCCAATGGTGGTAGTAAAGGTAACCACGGCCACAATTTCATTGGGAGAAATAATCCTGTTCAACTGGGGATTTGTTTCCAGCGCCTGGATGCTGGGATTGACATCGGTGACCTCGGACCAGGCGTAAGTAAGGTTTTCCATCACCTTGTGGTATAAATGCTTGAGCACATTCACCTCAATATCGGTTACTTCCCTGACCTGCCTCGGCATCTGCCCCGGTCCCCCAAAGAGCAAATCGATAATGGGGAAAACAAATGCCGGGTTTGTTTCAAACACAGCCGAACCGGGCAAGGGTTCCAAGTTCACTACCGCCATGACCGTAGGCGCGGGTATGGATACAACGAAATCCTCAAAAGTAATTTGTTCCACCGAGGCAATCTTAATCTGAATATTCGTTCTAAGATATACCGATAAGAAATTTGATGCCAAACGGGCAAAGTTTTCGTGAATTAAGTGAATGGTGCGCAGCTGGTCTTTGGAAAACTTATTCGGTCGCCGGAAATCGTAACTCTTCGCCTTGACCTGTTCCGCTTCTCGCCGGATTTCCTCCGTATCAATTTCACCTGAGGTAAGGGCACTGAGCAGCAGATCTATCTCTGATTGGGAAAGAACTTCATCTACCAAAGGACCCACCACCTTCACAGCCATTCCGTCTTCCGGGAAGGAAATGGCCTAGCTTAGCCTATAGCTTTCTTCACAGCTTGGATGACGCGTTCCTGTTGGAAGGGTTTTACGATAAAATCCCGCGCCCCCGCCTGGATTGCTTCCATCACCATCATCTGCTGGCCCATGGCGCTGCACATGATGATCTTGGCACTTGGGTCTATCTTCTTGATCATTTTCACAGCGGTAATGCCATCCATTTCCGGCATGGTAATATCCATGGTCACGAGATCCGGTTTCAGCTCCTTATACATGTTAACGGCAACCAGCCCGTTTTCCGCCTCTCCTGCCACTTCATAACCGTTCTTGGTCAAGATGTCCTTGATCATCATCCGCATAAACGCAGCATCATCTACAATCAAAACTCTTTTGCCCATGGTAACCACCTCCTAAACATTTAGCCCAAGAGCCGAAAAAATGGTTTCTAAGGAGCCAGCGGCCGGAACCAAGAAAAAATGGCCGTTAATGGAAATCTCTTCTTCATAGAAGGTGGTTTCAATAATCAGTACCCTATCCTCAAAATACCCACCTTCCACAAAGGCGGCGCTCAATACCGCCCCCAGCATGTCAAAAGCAAAGGCCGGTACTGAACCCACAAAATCAAGTTTGGTGAACTCGGCAAAGGCAGTGATAAATGAACCTGTCAGGATATTGCCGACTTCCTTAATAGCTGATTGTCCTATATCATCTAATTCGGTCGTACTCCCGGCTCCCCGTCCCAGCAGCATATCAACCAGCTGGTAGGTGCTCTTTTCGTCCAGCAGGAAAAGTATCTTGCTTGGCGCATCCCCTGAGACATCAAAATTGATACAGGCCACTTTCTCCTCTTCATTACCTACTAAACTGAAAATCTCCTGGAAATTCATGACACCTGCTTTGGGAACGGCCATGGATATTTTCTTGTTCAGGAGCGTGGCTAATGAAGAAGCTGCATTTCCTGCACCAATGTTGCCTATTTCCTTCAGCACTTCCAATTGGAAACCGGTTAGATGGTCCCAGCTGTTCATGGCATTTCTCCTTTAGCTAGATTTACCCATATTCCTCGCTTCCTGCCAACATCTATCAGTCAACAGAACGGCGGTAGAACCACGGCATTACTTTTTCATAGCCCATTTCCCGGTAATAGAGCATGTTTTCCGTAGCGCCGATAAACAGGACGCCCCCGGGATTTAAGGCTTCTCTGAACTTGCGGTACAAAAGGTTCTGCGCATCCATGGTGAAATAGATGGTCACATTGCGGCAAATGATTAAGTCATAGTTGCGATCGTATTCATCGACCAGCAAATCATGATGCCGGAATTGGACCCGCCTTCTGATAGTGTCAGAAATGAGATAACCGTTTCCTTCCGGCTGGAAGAACCTCTTAAGCCGCTCCTGGGATACGTTTTTCAGAAAACGCTCTTCGTAAAAACCTTTCCTGGCCACTTCGAGGATTTTCTTGTCAATATCGGTGGCTTCAATCTGGTGCCTGACACCGGGCGTGAGCTCCTCCAAGATGATGGCGACGGAGTAGGGCTCGGCGCCGTTGGAACAAGCCGCGCTCCAGATTTTCAGCCTGCTTTTTGTTTTCAGCAATTCCGGCAAGATTTTGGTTTCCAGAACCTTAAAGATCTCCGGGTTGCGAAAAAACTCCGACACATTGATGGTTACCTTATCTAAGAAGCGCGCTAACTGCTCTTCATCCCGCACCAGGAGATCAAAGTACTGCTGAAAATCGTTGATACCCTGGCTTTGCATAAGACTAGTTATTCGACGTTTTAGCTGTTTTTCCTTGTAGCCCGCCAGGTTCAGCCCAAATTGCCGGTAAATGCGTTTTTGAAACTCGGCGAATTCCATCTCCCTTCCCCTCCCCATGCGCTAGATACTGATTAAGGGTCTGCCGATAGCTCTGATCAATACCTCGCCGTCAATCAGGCGAAAAATCATGGTGCGCCCGTAGTTCTCGCCGGTATGCTCACCAATCAGCGGTATTCTCAGAGCCTGGAGAACTTTCTTGGTCATTTCCACATTACGCTGACCAATGTTCAGGGAGGTAACGTTTTTATCTCCAAAGTTGAACATTTGGGCCCCGCCGGCAATTTTCGCCGTGATGGTACTCTTCCTGGCCCCCCGTTTGAGCATTTCCTCCAGCATGGCCGGGATGGCCAGGTCCGCATATTTGGCCGGATTGGACTTGTTTTGAAACTGGGTGCTGTCCGGCAGCATGATATGTGCCAACCCGCCGATGCGCGTAACCGAATCATACAAGGCAATGCCGACACAGGATCCCAAACCCAAGGTGATGATTTGTTTCGGCTCCCGGTCTACTTTCCAATCAGCTATTCCCACCTTTATTTCATCAGGATATCGTTCAACTACCATTGCCCATTTCCTCCGCAATCCCCTTATGGAACAACAACAAATCGTGCTTTAGATCATTCATCCGGTTAGCGCTGGCATCATCCAAAACAGGGGCATTATTCTATCTTCTTAGATTGTTAGCCATGGACCACATTTCATCGGCCGCCTGCAAAGCACGAGAGTTAATCTGGTAAGCCCTCTGGGCCTCAATCAAGCTCGTAATCTCCTCTGCCAGCGTGACGTTGGAGCTTTCCAGATAACCTTGTTTGATGGTGCCGAGATTCTCCTCCCCCGGCATCCCTTCCCAAGCCTCTCCACTGGCCTCGGTAGCTATGTACAGATTGTCACCGACCGCTTCCAAACCTTCGGGATTGACAAAGCTGTAAATGGGCCAGTACCCAATCTCTGCAGTTTCACCGGCTGCATTTTTCCCGGTCACGATGCCCTCCGGAGATACCGTAATCTCCTGTATGTCCGGGTCTATCACGAAGGGAACTGTCAGAGGATACCCCTGGGCTGTCACCAGATACCCTTCCGGGTCCACATGAAACACCCCGCTCCTGGTATAAGCTAGGTTGCCGTTCGGCAAAACCACTTCAAAGAATCCCTGCCCGATAATGGCGAAATCCAGAGTCCGCCCGGTTTCCACTACCGCCCCTTCGCGCCAATCACGGTGCATGCTGTTGACCGTCACCCCGTGGCCGCCGGTGACGGGTCTTTGACTCGGGGGTTGGGGATTGACCGGTACGCCGGGGGCGGCCAGCTCCCGGTGCAACAATTCGGCAAAGGAAACATCCTGTTTCTTGTATCCCACGGTATTGATATTGGCAATGTTATGGGCAATTACATCCACTTTCTGCGCCTGGGCATTAATGCCGGCGGCGCTGTTGGCCAAAGCGCGCAGCATCTTCTCACTACACCTCCTTGCCTAATTCTCGGCCTCCATGATCTACCTGACGCTGCCCAGTTCATTTACGCTTTTGCCCAGTATCTCATCCTGGGCCTGAATAGCTTTCTGGTTGGCTTCATAAACCCTGGTGATGGTAATCAAATCAACGATTTCCTGCACCAGGTTGATGTTCGCTTTTTCCAAGAAACCCTGTTTCACGGTCACTTGCTCCGCAGGAGCGATGTTGACGGTCTCGGGGGCGATAAAATAATTGTTCCCTTCCTTGACCAGTCTCTGCCAATCATCGAAATCAGCCAGGAGCAGCCGGTCGATGACCCAGCCTTCTCGATGGACTATCTCTCCTTCCGGGGTGATTAAGAATTCAATATCTGCCAAATTAATTAATCCTTGATAGCCTAACACATAATCCCCGGTAGCCGTCACCAGATAGCCTTCACGATCCAGATGAAAAGAACCGTCCCGGGTAAACCTGAGCCCATTGGCGGTCTCCACGGTAAACATACCCGGACCTACCAGGGCCAAATCCAAACTCCGGCCCGTTTCCTGCAGCACACCGTCGGTATAATCAGTCCGTGTTTCATCCACCATGGTACCGTAATTAGTGGTACCGATACTGCGGCGGCCGGCAATACCGGAAGGCAGTCGCTCTACCCGTTCCAGCAGCACATCCTGAAATGTGCGAAAGACATGGGTGTCCTTCTTATAGCCCACCGTGCCGGCATTAGCCAGGTTATTGCTCACCCGGTTCTGATTCAGCTCCTGGGCGGTCATGCCGCTGGCGGAAATGTATAAACCCCTGATCATTGGCTAGCCTCCTTTCCCGGAATCAACAGCAGGTCAATAATCTCATCCACCGTCAAGTCGGGAGTGAAATCATAATACCCTGCCCTCAACTTGGTGCTGACGCCCCTGGCTCGCACCCGCTCGGAAAAAACCTCCGGATCCCGGATGACCTTCTCTTGCGCCAGGATGACGGCGATTTCCTCCGAAGTAGTGCCCCAGGGAATATAAACCCGGATGGGCTGGGGTTCCTGCTCCACCGGTTCTTGCGGCTCCACCGGTGGAGGAGTGTTTCCTCCCGTACCGCCCAGCACCAGCACCTCGTCTTTATAGACCATGCCGTAACTCCTGGCCAGGGCTTCTATTTCAGCTCTCGAGGGGGGAGTGTCCTTGGCCGAACCGGCCAGCATCAGTCCCCCTGCCAGCACCAGTCCAAATCCAAAACCCATGAAAAACTGCGCGTAACGGTAAAAAAAACTCTTCATCGCCTTAGATTCAGGATTAATTCGATCTCACCCTTTCCCCGGCCCAAGTCCTTAGCAATTTCCGTCACACTCTTTCCTGCATCATAAGCCTGGAAAACCCGGCGATAAAGCTCGATTTCCGGCAGCTGCCCTGCCGGCTCCCTCTCCCTGTCTCCGCCCTGCTGCACTCTTTCTACTTGCTCCGGCGGCACAGGGGTTGCTTGTCTCGCCTCCACTTGACGGCTGAGGGACCGGTATTCTTGCCTGAGCTGTGCCATACGCGTTTCCAATTCCTGTATTTCCTCAGTTAATACCCTGGCAAAAGCGGCCCGGTCAACGCCGGCCTCTTCTGCTGCCTTGCGCCAGGCCAGGGGAGCAAAAACCAGGACGATGATGACACCAATTACCAAGATGATCAAGGCCAGCAGCTGCTCCATGGCTTCACCCCTATCTATTCCTACTCTTCCAGTTCGTACTTCAGGCGCAGCAAGGCACGGGCATGCAATTGGGATACGCGGGACTCCGAGACCTCCAGAATGGCGCCAATCTCTTTTAACGTCAGACCTTCATGGTAGTACAGGGAGAGGACTAAATGATCCCGCTCGTTCAACCGGCTCAAAGCCGTTGCCAACCTTTCTTTCATTTCCTTCTCTATGTACAAAGCCTCCGGATTGGGACTGTCCGGATCCTCCAGGGTATCCGCCAGCCGGAAATTGTCTTCCGGGTCATCGGTCAGGAACTGTTCCAGGGAATCCACGCTCATGCGGTTGACTTCCGCCAGTACCTGCCGCAGTTCAACCACGCTCATTTGGGCTTCCGACGCCACTGCCTCTTCGGAAGGTTCTTCCCCTGTCCCCTCGAAGCTTTTGAAAGCCTGGTTCACCCGTTTGAGCTTATCCACCACAGAACGAGGCACCCAGCTGTTCTGCCGTAAAGCGTCGAGAATGGCGCCCCGGATGCGCCGGCTGGCATAAGTTTCAAACTTAATCCCCCGGCTGGGGTCGAATTTGTCCCAAGCATCCATCAGCCCGATAATGCCATAACTGATCAGGTCTTCCCTTTCCATATGGGGCGGCAGCTTGGCCGGGATCCTGTTTGCCACGTATTTCACCAGGGGCAGGTAGGCTGTGATCATTTGTTCCCGGCTCGGTTTCATCCCTCACTACACCCCACTGCTTTAATCTCCTAAATCCAACAAGCGCTGTTCCCGCTGTTTTTGAAATACATATTCGATGACTTGATCCCGATCCCTTTCGGTAATCTCCTGAAAAGACACGCCCAGCAGGTACTTGCCGTGTTCGGGCATGGGTTGACAGCGGCGCACTACTGCTTTT
The DNA window shown above is from Clostridia bacterium and carries:
- the flgG gene encoding flagellar basal-body rod protein FlgG — its product is MLRALANSAAGINAQAQKVDVIAHNIANINTVGYKKQDVSFAELLHRELAAPGVPVNPQPPSQRPVTGGHGVTVNSMHRDWREGAVVETGRTLDFAIIGQGFFEVVLPNGNLAYTRSGVFHVDPEGYLVTAQGYPLTVPFVIDPDIQEITVSPEGIVTGKNAAGETAEIGYWPIYSFVNPEGLEAVGDNLYIATEASGEAWEGMPGEENLGTIKQGYLESSNVTLAEEITSLIEAQRAYQINSRALQAADEMWSMANNLRR
- a CDS encoding flagellar hook-basal body complex protein translates to MIRGLYISASGMTAQELNQNRVSNNLANAGTVGYKKDTHVFRTFQDVLLERVERLPSGIAGRRSIGTTNYGTMVDETRTDYTDGVLQETGRSLDLALVGPGMFTVETANGLRFTRDGSFHLDREGYLVTATGDYVLGYQGLINLADIEFLITPEGEIVHREGWVIDRLLLADFDDWQRLVKEGNNYFIAPETVNIAPAEQVTVKQGFLEKANINLVQEIVDLITITRVYEANQKAIQAQDEILGKSVNELGSVR
- a CDS encoding endolytic transglycosylase MltG, whose protein sequence is MKSFFYRYAQFFMGFGFGLVLAGGLMLAGSAKDTPPSRAEIEALARSYGMVYKDEVLVLGGTGGNTPPPVEPQEPVEQEPQPIRVYIPWGTTSEEIAVILAQEKVIRDPEVFSERVRARGVSTKLRAGYYDFTPDLTVDEIIDLLLIPGKEASQ
- a CDS encoding FliA/WhiG family RNA polymerase sigma factor → MKPSREQMITAYLPLVKYVANRIPAKLPPHMEREDLISYGIIGLMDAWDKFDPSRGIKFETYASRRIRGAILDALRQNSWVPRSVVDKLKRVNQAFKSFEGTGEEPSEEAVASEAQMSVVELRQVLAEVNRMSVDSLEQFLTDDPEDNFRLADTLEDPDSPNPEALYIEKEMKERLATALSRLNERDHLVLSLYYHEGLTLKEIGAILEVSESRVSQLHARALLRLKYELEE